TTGTTGCAACAACAAATTCAGCTTCAGTTGTTGACAAAGGAACAATAGATTGCCTCTTGGATGACCATGAAACAACTCCGATTTCCATcatgaaaacataaattgaagtgttttttctATCATCTAGATCTCCTACAGTCACAGTCAATGGATGGTTGGATCTTCAGTCTGCCCAACGCTGATTACCTCAAAATCTCCTATCCAAGCTGGTCTCCGTCAAATATAGCTAGGATGAGGTTCAACTACTTCTACTTCAATGGTTATTAGAGTATTATTTGGTGAACTCTTAAGCTTAAGTGTTGCTTGAGTCTACTAATCTAAAGGCTACTGCTTTTCATCTTCAACTTCAGTACCAACAAAGGTTTGAAAAGGTTGTTTGTCATCCCAATTCCAAGTATTCTCCTCATAAAAAATTACATCCCTGCTAATCACAATTTTCTCCTTTAAAGGATTAAAAAATTTATACACTTCAGATGTTTCGCTTACACCTAGAAAGACACGCTTCTCTCCCTTGACATTAAGCTTCTTTCTCTTTACATTTGGAACATGTGCATAAGAAATGcaaccaaaaattttgaagtgATCTGCAGCTGGTCTCCTTCCACTCCAAGCTTCTTCAAGTGTCATGTTTTGAACAGAAAAAGTTGGGCTTCTATTCAAGACATGGATGCTCCAATTTACTCCTTTTGCCCAAAATTATTTTAAGACCCTTCCACTAGCAAGCATGCTTTTCACCATATTAAGTATGGTTCTGTTTTTCCTCTCTTATATGCTATTTTGTTCGGATGTATATGCAGTGGTAAGCTTTTTCCAGTTGTCATGGCTCTCACAAAATGCTTCAAATTCCTTGAAATAATATTCTCCACCACAATCAATGCGAAGAACTTGAATGGTTTTCCTGATTTCATTCTCAACAAGTGCCTTGAAGCTAGTAAATGCACTAAATGCTTCCAATTTCTCCTGCAAAAAGTAAACCCACAATTTTTGGAAATAATCATTGATGAaagtaaagaaataaattttaccTTCATTAGATTATGGTTTTATTGGTCCACAGATATCTGAATGAACCAATTCCTGCACATGTTTTGCTATCTAAAACTTTCTTTTGGGAAATTGTTCATGATGTTGTCTGCTAACAACACAATCTTCACACACATGGTTTGGAATGACAATCTGAGGGAGGACGTTGACTATCTCTTTCTACCAAAGAGTCTTCAAACCCTCAAAATTAAGATGACCACATCAAAAATGCCAAAGCCATGTGTTGTCCTTCACTTTAGCCATCAAGCAAGGTTGAAAACAATCAATCACTAATGGAAACAACCTGTTGGAACTCATTGGAACCACTGGAATAGCACCTCTAGAAGGATCATAAATTTCACAAGCACTTTTTGATACCGTAATCACATATCTTTTTCCTTGCAATTGACCAGCACTTAATAAGTTACTTTTCAAAGCAGACACAAAGAAAACATGGGACATTGTTTCTTCAAAACTATTATTGGTTCTTATACTAATACCACCCTTTCCCACTACATCAACAATAGATTTATCTCCAAAAGGCACATTAATGTGAAAGTCTTCATTTAGATAAGAGAAAGAAAACTTATTACCGCACATGTGGTTGCTACAGCCTGTATCCACATACCATAAACATGAGTTTTGTGGCTTCTCTTGCTTGTCATGAATTGCCATTAACAAGGTTTTAGCttctttttatgaaaattttgacttttctccCTTTTCCTTATCATTAGATAGATTAGTACGACATTCAAAACAATAATGACCAAACTTATAACATCCAAAACATTCTACCTTTGACTTGTCAAATTGTCGATCTTGTTGTTTGCCTTTATCATCTAATCTGGCATACCTGCCACTATTTTTATTCCAACTGTCTCCTCTGTCTCTTCCCTTTCATTGACCTCTGTTTCTTCTTTTGAAAGAATGAGTTGAAGTTTTCAAAGCCTGCTCCATTGGGGGTAGAAGTTCTATTCATCTTCTATTTATGGACCAACAAGGAACTCTGGAGTTCATCAATGGTGAGTGCATCAATGTCCTTGGATTCTTCAATTGAGTAGACAACATAATCATACTTTGGTGATGAGGACCGTAGTATCTTCTTAGCAATGGTTGTGTCATTCATCTTCTCACCATGAAATCACATATTACTCATGATTCCCATGGTTCATGTACAATAGTCTATAATGGACTCACCATCCTCCATCCGAAGAACCTCAAGGTCCTTCCAAAGAGCCTGAAGCTATGCACGCTTCACTTTGGAAGAGCCTTGACATTTTGTCTTAATGGAGTACCAAATATCCTTGAAAGTTTCTTTGCAAAGAATGGTTTCTAGGATCGAACGATCAATAGCTTGAAATAAGTAATTTTTTGCTTTCAAATATTTCAACTTCAGCCCCTTCAAGTCCTTTTTGTTGTATTCTGTAAGCTTTTCTCCATCTGTTGGTGTTGCTATACCGTGCTTAATGACTTGCCAATACTCCTTGGACTATAAGAAGTTCTCCATCAACATCTCCAATGGTTATAGTGACCATCAAATTGTGGAATAGGTAGCTGCAAACAATTTTCAAAAGCCATAAGAGGACCATAAACATTTTTCTCTCACTGAAAATACTCTTCTTTTACCAGGCTCTGACACCACTATTAGCTTACTGAGGAGATAACAgcaagatgaaaaaaataaaggaaagggAAAATAAGATGATCAACTCATTTATTCACAACCTTAAGAACCTATTATATAGGCAATTACATGatagaaaaatcaagaaatcgcACACTAACAACAAACGACTCAGAATAGGACTCTTAACAACTAAGGAAAAAAATCTAAACCAAATAAACCCATGATTTGTAGCCACTAAATCCTTGATGTGCAACAACTATATGCCTAGAAACAAGgacaacaaaaatattttattaacaaGTATCCCTATTTAAGTGAGCTTCTAGTGGCGAGCCTTGAAAAGGCTATCTGAATGGCAAAACTTTATCACATGCAATCTTGATGATAATGTTATGGCGAAGAAGAGAAAAATCATTGAAAGTGACAACAATGTTGGTAAAAAGGAAGAGCATGATAGGATCATACTCTAAATTTTGTGTTCAAAGCTATAGCAACGAAAGaaggaaaattaaaatataaaatataaaagagcaGATTTTTCACAAATGAAAGCTTGAAAAGAACTTTATTAGATCAATACAAGGAAATGAATACAAAGACAGTTGatttagaatttcttttataatatatatattataaaacattattaattataACTTAATAACTATTCCTTAAGGAACAGAAGAGGAAAATTTAATACGATTTCAAAGTGCAATTGGTTCAATGAGTAATGAAGTGATTCCACCCTTAGCCGCTTTTCCAACATATGTGTAGCCATCACCTTCTCTGTAGAGTACATCCATCACCCTTGCAAGGTTTAAGCTACGATTCAAAACTTCTGTTGGCATTTCTGTTGGTTTCAGAAACTCTTGATTCACATCCTTCCAAGCACTCTCAACATGCTTGTTGAATACATCATATGCCTCTTGTGCTGTTACACCATATTCTTCCATGTAACACTCAATTGCTGAGCAATCGTCTTCTCTCCTATGTTTGAACTGcaaccataataaaataaaaattattcaattaCTATATAACCTAAATTCTATTCGTTTgttaaactatatatatttttaaaatgaaactaGATATCTTTTCTTATTCTTCGATTTAAGGCTAAACATTTgatatataaacattaaacttTAATTGTTTCAAATCATGACAAAAACCATCGTTATTGAGTTAATAGTTTGGTTTCTTgtgattatttaaatatattattataccttGTGTTCAGCAACATCATCCATAAACCTACAAATAATTGTGGAAGCTTGAATTATCTTAGGGTCATTGGCTGCCCATTTAAAGGTTTCTGGTGTTACAATATCTCCCATGCCAACGAAAGATGTAATAGCAAGCATGGCATAACCACAAGTTGGCAATGCATTAGCCTTAAACTCCTCGAATGATGGCTTGTAGTTTTGAAGAGTCCATCTGGCCTCCACAAGATAAGATTGAGCAAGTCGTATCATCTGAGGCGACAAAATCCCAACAATTATCACTAatatcaattcaaattcaataataatatttaaatgattaTATATTGTTATTCAAGTTAGTTGTTTATTCAAATCTAGAATTTAGCTAAGATCTTATCTCTTTTGTACAAAATAAATGTTTGTTGATGTACATACCGCATTTTTCGCATATTCGACACGATATTGTCTCCCATGCTCAGCCACCAGTTGTtccatttcttcataaacatctAATAGTGCCTTGTAGCTCGGCTTCATGTATTCAGGAAGTTCATCTATGCATTTGATATCCCACCTGAATTCAACTTCAATGTTAACTTCAACTAAAGAAACCTAACCTATTAccaacaaaattttagaaatctaaCCTCTCAATTGCATTTGTATAGGGAATGAGCTCTTCATATGTTGCATATGAGTCATATGTATCATCTacaatagatgccattgctatCACTTTTGTCAACATCTTTCTACCAAGAGAATATTGGGGCTCAAAGTACACTCCTGAGATCCAAAAATAGCCTTCAACCACTCTATCTCTTGCGTATGGCAACTTTCTTTGAAAGTCTAAATCCTTCCACcacctaaaaaaatcatatcataGAAAACCCCATTAGCAAAATGAATATTCAAAGTTTTAATTTGTTTCACATTCATGTTGTCAATAAGTAAATTGTTAGATTCTTAAGTAAATTGGCaacctgaaattttaaaatatatatataacttatataatataagtaaaataatgtAAGTGAAAAAGATGAATCCATCACTTTTAACTTGTGCTATATATTAAGATTCAAATATTAGCATTTGCAACTCGTCTCCTATATTGAGAATGATGCCGCGATTAAATTCAACCCTCcttccaccaaaaaaaaaaagacaaaaaagaaaaaaaaatgcgtGAAAGAGATTCAAAAACATACCTAGAAATCTCACTTAGCTCTTTTCTATGCAAAAGTTGTACCATGTTGAAATCGATCTTAGCAAACTCCAACAAAACCTTATTATGGGACTCAATATCTTGGTATACTGAAAGATAGTGTCTTGCCTCAACCCTTGGCAAGCCTCTTCGAATTGATTGTTTCAAAGCATGAGAAACCTCTTCGGATAAAGGATGGTCCAAAGATGCTACTGCAAGGCTTAAATGGTTGCTGGTGAAAGAAATTGCTTCATCCAATATATCTTCCCCATGAACCCTCAAATAGGAAGCTTGGTAAAGTTCCAACAATCCTCGAACATCGCTTGTCACGGATGACTTGAAATTCCCTTGCTCGTCTTTAAACTTGTTGAATACGTCTGAGATGAAATTACCCAAAATGAAATATTGTTATCAAACATTCCATGCTATTATATACTCAAGAAACTTAAAAATACCATGTTGTTGTTCCAGTAATTACCGCATGAAACATTGAATCCATGCTCTCGGAGTAGTCGGAATCGAAGGGATGTGGTGTAGAGGTCGTTCTCGGCATCATTGTTGTTATGGTAGATATTCTCTAGTTCATCTTCGATCTCCTTGGTGAAATGGTAACTCACACCCAGTCTTTGGACTGAATCAATGAAGGCTAACTTTTGGGTTGAATTAGCCATTGGTGCCACAATCATCTTCCTCACTTCTTCTTTCAATTGTTGGTGGCGTTTTTGAGTTTCAGCATCAATATTCTgctcaaaataatgaaaatttgctTCATATTGAATCACTAAATAACTAAACAAATAATCTGTTaagattatatatataccaatatgGTCATATGTATGTATACCTTGTCGGGACAATTGAGGAAGAAATCTCCCCAAATGCTAGGCTGAAAATCGGCTTTGGGACGCATTTCATCCTTATTGGAAGAAAGGGGTGATGAAGAAGGCATTTGAGAAACTTGTGAAGCCATTTCGATTGATTAAAAGCAAATATTGAAAAGCTTAATTTGCTGCCTTTTTTGGTTTGCTCTTGAAATTTGGCACAGAATCTGTGAGGATAAGAGTGCAATTGTTGCATGTATTTATAGGTAAAATATACTGGTGAGTTTAAGTCAAAAAAGACAACCTATATGCAAGGAAACAATTATACAATAAGATTGGTGTAGGGCGGCTCATTGCATGAGAATTGCAAATAGATTAAAAGAGATGTTGATTTGTCTTTTTGTTTGATTCTCTTATTCAAAGTTGATGCCTGTAAAATATTAGAAGATGAAATGTGTAGAAATGTGTTACAAAGTAAATATTTATCCTCTGTTGAACTTTAGAATTATAGAAATATATCATTTCAGTCCTTCCCTCGGCCGGTCAGcctcaattaaaatataaattaaatcagtTGGACCAACTgaactaaattatttaattaaaacataattaaatgttaaatgtgaTTTCATATTAAATAAGTCTAAAAAGTAGTAACTAGTTCCTTAAAAAAGAAGTAGTAATTAGCTAATAAAGATATGTATTTTCTATCTTGGGTATGTACAAAATTAGACAGACcaccaatttttaatttaatcaattaacccaatactatttttttttatataaatataactattttttaaaattaataaaaattatatatatttaaaatcgataaaattttattaataatatattaaatgcaAGAAACCTGttttcaaataataaataatctttaACGATCTTTTAAGTCCTAACCATTGTTAATCTTTAAGGCATCTGAAAGTTAGATCGGTGCATGCATTTGTTTCAGACCCAAAGACTTTTGTTTCTCAGTTCTTCCCACTAAtctttttgattgatttttataATAGAGCACGTCAGGTTTCATCAAGGACTAAGCAACGTCACTTGTTTACTATTATCCTATTGACTAATTGGCCATGAACACATAAACTATGacgtaatatttataatatttataatatttataataatttttaaaccgAAATAgcatgtaattttgaaaattaatcaaGTCAAATTAAATAGTTCTAATCCTACGATTTAAGGCCAACATAAATGATAATTACAATCCCACAATTAAACTGAGTAAAGAGAAGTTAATGTTTACTATTATAATAGAGCATGTCAGGTTTGATCAAGGACTAGGCAACGTAACTTGTTTACTATTATACTATTGACTAATTTACCATAAACACATTAAACTATGACGTAATGTTCTCAAATTATGCagattttaaattcaattttaaattttaaaaatattttaattcaatcCGCAAAGTATTAGTATCATATCAATCAAGCCTTTCCATTAGCTTAACAATTAGTTTAGGCATTAAATGTCAACTCAAGCTTGAGTTAAAGTGTATATGAAATACGTAgatcaaattgtaaagatgtaTCTATCTGTAACATAGATAATATTTTAttgacattaattttttaatacgtTAAAATTTATTGCATAGATACAATgctaatattttaaagatttaattaaCCTATTTTGAAGTTTAGAACTAATTAAGAATAGGCATAACGTTAAATTTAGTTCTCAACATTTACAttcttttttgttaatttgacttttatttttttagctaaaATTGGTCCTcacccttttaaaaaaaatcatatttaaccTTAAACCTTTCAAAAATAGTTGAAAtgctatttttttaatgaaaataaaccgttaaatttttaaacatggcaGCTCACATACTAATCCACATGTActccatattattattattatttatttttttgattttttttgtaatttttaaattacttGTTGGTGTGGCATATAATAAATAGAGTTATGTCTACATGAAGTACATGTGGTCTGTAACACAAGTTTCCATGTCAACTTTgttgaaaaattaatgttttagttaggATTTTTGTTTAAACAAATTTTTTGACTCTTTTTTAAAAGACTAAGggcaaatttagctaaaaagaataagaaaaagagttaaattgacaaaatatataaatatggtggctaaatttgacattatgctATAAGACTATTGGCAATAAATTAGAGATGACTGATagaattaatcaaaataatatgggcttattaagaattttaactttaaaaaaaataattaaatcccTCGGAACCTCTTCTACTCAATTGAATCCTTGAATTGACAATTTTGACCAACAAAGCCCTTTGACCAACATTGATCGTTAGAAACTAACAGCAGCGCTAACGTGATTGTCAACAGATGCCACATCAGACAACAAAGGCTAACTTGGCAGTGCCACATtagtaaaaataacaaaaaagtaaaaaaatatttttaatttatttaaaaatatatatatatacaatgatGCTGGATAAATGATTGTCCAAATTCATTTCAATCTGAGCACTCatttatttaggttcctttgaaaCTAGAGACACATTTCTCAAGATTCATTTCGaaattaataaacataaaaattataaaaaaatcattcaaattataaaaaaaattataaactaattaAAAACTATTGTAACACCACCAATCAAGCCTAAAAGTTTCGACTAAGtcgaagaaatcacatttgaTCATTTGATGATTGAAGTGACCGTTGAAACCACTAGTCTATTTTGTAGGGAAGTTGTTCCTTTTGATCTTaggaaatcatttattatttttaagccgGTTTTATTTAAAGATTCAGTTTCGCTATTATTCTGGTGGTGTTTTGAAAGCGGCTGATGTTTTTGGAAAAGGAAATTATAAAACCATTGAAACAAACAgcgaaaaatatttataataattttctaaatcAAAATAGCatgtaattatgaaaattaatcagttgtaaataaatgataattacaATCCCACAATTAAACTGAGTAAAGAGAAGTTAATGTTTACTATTATAATAAAGCATGTCAGGTTTACCATTCACTAATTTACCATAAACACTTTAAACTATGACGTAATGTTCtcaaattatgcatattttaaattcaattccaaattttaaaaatgttttaattcaGTCCTCAAAGTATTTGTATCATATCAATCAAGTCTTTCTATTATGTTAACAATTAGTTGAGGCATTAAATGCTAACTCAAGTTTGAGTTGAAGTGTATTTGAAATACGTAGATCAAATTGTAAAGACGTATATATCTACAACATAGATAACATTTTATTGACATCGATTTTTAAATACGTCAAAACTAAATTTTTTATGTGGTAGATACACATGAGTTTACAGTTTATTCCGTTTGCTTTTAAGCATGCCGCATATCATATCTTGATTCACATTTAACAATTAGATTAACTACGACATTGATAGAAAACCTATTTGATACAATGttgatattttaaagattcaattaACATGTTTTGAAGTTTTAAACTAATTAAGAATGGGCATAACACAAATTTAGTccttacatttacaattttttttgtcaatttgatcccttttttttagctaaatttggtcatcaacctttcaaaaaaaatgtcatatttaAATTAAACCTTTCAAAAATTGTTGAATTgctattttttaatgaaaattaaccgttaaatttttaaacacggtAGCTCACATACCAATCCACATGTACTTCATActttgttttttgaatttttataatttttttttattttttaatttttaaattatattttggtgTGGCATATAATAAATAGTGTTATGTCAAAATGAAGTACACGTGGATTGCCACACGAGTTGCCATGCCAtcttcattaaaaaaattttaatgttttagtcaggattttctataaaaaataatttaactcttttttaaaagattaagggccaaatttaactaaaatagaaacaaaaaaaaccaaattgATGAAAGATGTAAATGTTGcggttaaatttgacattatgatATTGGCAATAGTTTAGAGACGATTGATAGAATTAATGGATTGAAAATAATATAggcttattaagcattcaaacttcTTTCAAAAATCAAGTAAACCCCTCCAAATCTTTTCTACTTAATTGAATCATTGAATTGATAATTTTGACCAACAAGGCCATTTGACCAATATTGATCGTTAGAAACTAACAGCAACTCTAATATGATTGTTAACAAATGCCACATTAACCAACAAATGCTAACTTGACAGTGCCAcatcagtaaaaataaaaaaataaaaaaaatattttaaaattatttttaaaaaatgtacaatgatgCTGGACAAAAGATTGTCCATGCTCATTTGAACATGGACCCACATTTTTCAATATTCATttcgaaattataaaaaaataaaaaattataaaatataattaaaattataacaaaattattaaattttataaaattattataaaattattaaaattattttttaaaagtttttttaaaattattaaaaattattaaaacgtataaaattaaaaaccaaattatatttatataaaagttttttttgtaattgtttatgtattattaaaaccaaatggattttaaataaaaatatttttagaaactataataattttaatgtttttaaataaaatctttagaaacttttaaaaaagtccaaatggatttttaattaaaagCTTCTATTCAGCCTAATGgactttataaaaatttataataaaaagctgtgttttaatttattttataaaattttatgatttttaattaatttataataattttattattttttataattttaattattctttataattttttttctttttataattccATGATGAATATGGACATATGAATATCTACATTCAAATGAACCTGGACAACTATTTGTTTAAGTTTATTGTGtacatttttttacaataattttaaaatatttttaatttttattgatgcGGATCACCCCATCAGCATTTGTTGATTAATGTGATATCCATTAATGACCACATCAATGTTGGTGTTGGTTTCTAATGATCAACGTTGGTAAAAAAATCTCGTTGGTCGAAATTGTCAGTTTAAAGACTCAAGTGGATATAAAAGTTCAAATGTATTTAGTcgatcatttaaaaataattcaaaaatttattGTACCAATAAGCCAATAATAATAGCTAATATAAATGTATAGAACTTGAATTCAATGGATTTATATATGATGCATTGACACTATCAGTAAATCAGATAatactataaaatttaaaaatttttcatttaatttttaataatatattcacTAGGAACACGTAAAATTATTATACCTTTCAAaattactatatatattttttaaaattgtaaggaagaacatttttttcaaaattacttaatttccatattcaaagTTAAGGCAAACCTAGCAATCAAACAAGATTCTTTTCAAGGATTTCGTATTAGATATTGCCGCCAAGCttaagaaattatatatttattcctTTCCAAACAAAAGAATttaaacaattatattcatattttatatttatgcgAATTAAGTGTAAATATTCTAAAGGAGACGTACGAAGACCAATGTTTATCGataataaatatacaacaaatagattttattaaatttcatcttGGATCAgtcaaaaaaaaatatgtataatattcgtatttttatttagtttcaaTGCACGTGTAAaggaataatttaataataacagCTTAAAAAGACTGGTAAggatatttaattataaaaatcataatcgattatttattgttttgattaaattaataaaaattgaaagatTATAAATAGAATAAACAATGTTAATATACTGTATTCACTTGACTTTAGTGAAAGCAATGTATTATTGTAAAAACTTCTTGTTAACTGCACatctatatattatttattatgaaattaaaaattaattttttccaaAGCATTATAGTTGTCTATAACATGCTAAAATCATTGCAACCTTTTAGCctctattgtttttttttaagtcaaAAGGATAcaaccttaaaataaaaatataaatggaGGGCATATCGGTTTTTGAGTTGTTCTTTTGGTAAATTATAGGTAAATCTTCGTTTtgatcacttaactaaaaaaattataatttgatcattgaatcattagaaaatttttatttaagtcaatgaagtattcgaaaaattt
The genomic region above belongs to Gossypium hirsutum isolate 1008001.06 chromosome D05, Gossypium_hirsutum_v2.1, whole genome shotgun sequence and contains:
- the LOC107903500 gene encoding (+)-delta-cadinene synthase (The RefSeq protein has 5 substitutions compared to this genomic sequence) codes for the protein MASQVSQMPSSSPLSSNKDEMRPKADFQPSIWGDFFLNCPDKNIDAETQKRHQQLKEEVRKMIVAPMANSTLKLAFIDSVQGLGVSYHFTKEIEDELENIYHNNNDAENDLYTTSLRFRLLREHGFHVSCDVFNKFKDEQGNFKSSVTSDVRGLLELYQASYLRVHGEDILDEAISFTSNHLSLAVASLDHPLSEEVSHALKQSIRRGLPRVEARHYLSVYQDIESHNKVLLEFAKIDFNMVQLLHRKELSEISRWWKDLDFQRKLPYARDRVVEGYFWISGVYFEPQYSLGRKMLTKVIAMASIVDDTYDSYATYEELIPYTNAIERWDIKCIDELPEYMKPSYKALLDVYEEMEQLVAEHGRQYRVEYAKNAMIRLAQSYLVEARWTLQNYKPSFEEFKANALPTCGYAMLAITSFVGMGDIVTPETFKWAANDPKIIQASTIICRFMDDVTEHKFKHRREDDCSAIECYMEEYGVTAQEAYDVFNKHVESAWKDVNQGFLKPTEMPTEVLNRSLNLARVMDVLYREGDGYTYVGKAAKGGITSLLIEPIAL